A genomic segment from Pseudoduganella chitinolytica encodes:
- a CDS encoding DedA family protein/thiosulfate sulfurtransferase GlpE has protein sequence MANLISLLQEYGVLIVFIVVLVEQMGLPLPAYPILIVSGALAVDEGGASLAGVLGVSLGACMLADLFWFRAGRHYGKRILKLLCKISLSPDYCVSQTEDNFRKWGPKSLIFAKFIPGFNTIGPPLAGAMGTRPSLFFSFSALGGLLWSLTGISIGAYFHANVDQVLDMLATMGSTALTVLGILLGLFVLFKYIERRRFQRAMQTERISVEQLKTLLADGHEPVLVDARSATAQQMAPPVPGALLLNGDARTILAALPRDRHIVVYCSCPNDVTAASVAKQLQQQGYALARPLHGGLDAWNSAFGS, from the coding sequence ATGGCAAACCTGATTTCGCTGCTGCAGGAGTATGGCGTCCTGATCGTTTTTATCGTCGTGCTGGTCGAGCAGATGGGCTTGCCGCTTCCCGCGTATCCGATCCTCATCGTGTCCGGCGCGCTGGCGGTGGACGAGGGCGGAGCGTCCCTCGCGGGCGTACTGGGCGTCAGCCTGGGGGCGTGCATGCTGGCCGACTTGTTCTGGTTCCGCGCCGGCCGCCATTACGGCAAGCGCATCCTGAAACTGCTGTGCAAGATATCGCTGTCGCCGGACTATTGCGTCAGCCAGACGGAGGACAACTTCCGCAAATGGGGCCCGAAATCGCTGATCTTCGCCAAATTCATCCCCGGCTTCAACACGATCGGGCCGCCGCTGGCTGGCGCGATGGGTACCCGGCCGTCGCTGTTCTTCAGCTTCAGCGCGCTGGGCGGGCTGCTGTGGAGCCTGACGGGCATTTCGATCGGCGCCTATTTCCATGCCAACGTCGACCAGGTGCTGGACATGCTCGCCACGATGGGCAGCACGGCGCTGACCGTGCTGGGTATCCTGCTGGGGCTGTTCGTACTGTTCAAGTACATCGAGCGGCGGCGCTTCCAGCGCGCCATGCAGACGGAGCGCATCAGCGTCGAGCAGCTGAAGACCTTGCTGGCCGACGGCCACGAGCCCGTGCTGGTGGACGCCCGCAGTGCGACCGCGCAGCAGATGGCGCCGCCCGTGCCGGGCGCGCTGCTGCTCAATGGCGATGCGCGCACGATCCTGGCCGCGCTGCCGCGCGACCGGCACATCGTGGTCTACTGCAGCTGCCCCAACGACGTGACCGCCGCCAGCGTCGCCAAGCAGTTGCAGCAGCAGGGCTACGCCCTCGCCAGGCCGCTGCATGGCGGGCTGGATGCCTGGAACAGCGCCTTCGGCAGCTGA
- a CDS encoding glucokinase: protein MSDSASLNTPSVFPGGARLLADVGGTNARFALETAPGQVGHIHVLACADHATLADAMRAYLALPDVAAVAPGIRHGAIAIANPVTGDVVRMTNHHWEFSIEALRRDVNFEVLAVVNDFTALARSLPHIPAAQKRQVGGGTAVEGAPLGLIGAGTGLGVSGLIPSASGWTALLSEGGHVSFAPMDETEVAILQFAWKEFEHVSAERLLSGVGIELIYRALADYRKIDAEVLGAPEIARRALDGSCPLCDATIEAFCTMLGTIAGNLGVTLGAQGGIYIGGGIVPRLGERFDRSGFRARFEAKGRFRSYLAAIPTFVITAEYPAFLGVSAILAERLAQA from the coding sequence ATGTCCGATTCCGCGTCGCTGAATACTCCTTCCGTTTTCCCTGGCGGCGCGCGCCTGCTGGCCGATGTCGGCGGCACCAATGCCCGCTTCGCGCTGGAGACGGCGCCCGGCCAGGTCGGCCACATCCATGTGCTCGCCTGTGCGGATCACGCCACCCTGGCCGATGCGATGCGAGCCTACCTGGCGCTGCCGGACGTGGCGGCAGTCGCTCCCGGCATCCGTCACGGCGCCATCGCGATCGCCAATCCGGTCACGGGCGACGTGGTGCGGATGACGAATCACCACTGGGAGTTCTCCATCGAAGCGCTGCGCCGCGACGTGAATTTCGAGGTGCTGGCCGTCGTCAACGACTTCACGGCACTGGCCCGCTCGCTGCCGCACATCCCCGCCGCGCAGAAGCGCCAGGTGGGCGGTGGCACTGCGGTCGAGGGCGCGCCGCTGGGCCTGATCGGTGCCGGCACGGGCCTGGGCGTTTCCGGCTTGATTCCGTCGGCGTCGGGCTGGACGGCGCTGCTGTCCGAAGGTGGCCACGTCAGCTTTGCGCCGATGGACGAGACGGAAGTAGCGATCCTGCAGTTTGCCTGGAAGGAATTCGAGCACGTGTCGGCCGAGCGGCTGCTGTCGGGCGTCGGCATCGAGCTGATCTACCGTGCGCTGGCCGACTACCGCAAGATCGACGCCGAAGTGCTGGGCGCGCCCGAGATCGCCCGCCGCGCACTGGACGGCAGCTGCCCGCTGTGCGACGCGACGATCGAGGCGTTCTGCACCATGCTGGGCACGATTGCCGGCAACCTGGGCGTCACACTGGGCGCGCAGGGCGGTATCTATATAGGTGGCGGTATCGTGCCGCGCCTGGGCGAGCGTTTCGACCGCTCCGGTTTCCGCGCACGGTTCGAAGCCAAGGGCCGTTTCCGCAGCTACCTCGCGGCGATTCCCACCTTCGTCATCACGGCGGAATACCCGGCCTTCCTGGGTGTATCGGCCATCCTGGCGGAGCGGCTGGCACAGGCCTGA
- the scpB gene encoding SMC-Scp complex subunit ScpB, with translation MDTAEAKKVLETALLCAREPLSIHSLKKLYVETDDQGRPLGAGVGADTIKQLLEELRQEWQGRGIEVVGLASGWRFQSRPEMKQYLDRLNPEKPQKYSRATLETLAIIAYRQPVTRGDIEEIRGVTVNSQTIKMLEDRGWIDVVGYRDVLGRPALLGTTKQFLDDLGLQSLSQLPPLQQISDVQNANSMEVLEAALQENFEKAAHAAAVPDNVAPEEAPAHGAVPQVAPDADPTQEQTNEQY, from the coding sequence ATGGATACAGCTGAGGCCAAGAAAGTCCTCGAAACCGCGCTGCTTTGCGCTCGTGAGCCGTTATCGATTCACAGCCTGAAAAAGTTATATGTCGAAACCGACGATCAGGGCCGCCCACTGGGCGCCGGCGTCGGCGCCGACACGATCAAGCAACTGCTGGAAGAGCTGCGGCAGGAGTGGCAGGGTCGGGGTATCGAAGTGGTGGGCCTGGCCTCGGGCTGGCGCTTCCAGAGCCGGCCGGAGATGAAGCAGTACCTGGACCGGCTCAACCCGGAAAAGCCGCAGAAGTATTCGCGGGCGACGCTCGAAACGCTGGCGATCATCGCCTACCGCCAGCCCGTGACGCGCGGCGACATCGAGGAGATCCGCGGTGTGACCGTGAACTCGCAGACGATCAAGATGCTGGAAGACCGCGGCTGGATCGACGTGGTCGGCTATCGCGACGTGTTGGGCCGCCCGGCATTGCTGGGCACGACAAAACAGTTTCTGGATGACCTGGGCTTACAATCGCTGTCCCAGCTGCCGCCGTTGCAGCAAATCAGCGATGTGCAGAACGCCAATTCGATGGAAGTACTCGAAGCCGCGCTGCAGGAGAATTTCGAGAAGGCGGCCCATGCCGCCGCAGTCCCTGACAATGTAGCGCCCGAAGAAGCACCCGCCCACGGCGCGGTGCCGCAAGTAGCGCCTGACGCTGACCCCACGCAAGAACAAACGAATGAACAATACTGA
- the rimP gene encoding ribosome maturation factor RimP: MQLLDLIEKTVTGLGYELVDFERAERGLLRVYIDFPAADAEEKGPITVEDCATVSHQLSHVLTVENVPYERLEISSPGLDRPLRKLSDFERFAGHEAIVKLRMALPGTANRKSYQGILQQPEGEQLGIEFESKDGPAVLNFTLADMDKARLVPQVDFRSRKA, from the coding sequence TTGCAACTGCTGGATTTGATTGAGAAGACCGTCACGGGTCTGGGCTACGAGCTGGTCGATTTCGAACGAGCCGAGCGTGGATTGCTGCGCGTGTACATCGACTTCCCTGCCGCGGACGCAGAAGAAAAAGGTCCGATCACAGTGGAAGACTGTGCCACGGTCAGCCATCAGCTGTCGCACGTGCTGACGGTCGAGAACGTTCCCTACGAACGGCTCGAAATCTCGTCGCCCGGCCTGGACCGGCCGCTGCGCAAGCTGTCCGACTTCGAGCGTTTTGCCGGCCACGAGGCCATCGTCAAGCTGCGCATGGCGCTGCCGGGCACCGCGAACCGCAAGTCCTACCAGGGCATTCTGCAGCAGCCCGAGGGCGAGCAACTGGGTATTGAATTCGAAAGTAAAGATGGTCCTGCGGTGCTGAATTTCACGCTCGCGGATATGGATAAGGCACGCTTGGTGCCACAGGTGGATTTTAGGAGCCGCAAAGCATGA
- a CDS encoding ABC transporter permease produces the protein MSAVPADGGAGLWMLAWRRLRDDRVAMVALGIVAAFLVMLVLSATGLVAADWEEEVGVNYAPPTFVGAGPATAAATAAAVPVPDNPFDPLAQDLRALRAQLGTEQTAARRASLPFGADKWGHDIVKKTIKGGQTSIVVGLVAALVAVGLGTLFGAVSGFYGGLVDDLFNWFYNVFTSIPSILMILTVAAVLQHKGVTTIVLILGLTGWTGPYRLIRAEYLRHKAREYVLAADAIGASAARKMFAHIFPNVSHVALVQLSILAVGFIKAEVILSFLGFGVPVGVVSWGSMLNEAQNELLLGKWWQLTAAAVAMAVLVTAFSLLADALRDALDPKVKP, from the coding sequence ATGAGCGCCGTGCCGGCCGACGGCGGCGCAGGGCTGTGGATGCTGGCGTGGCGCCGCCTGCGTGACGACCGCGTGGCGATGGTGGCGCTGGGCATCGTCGCCGCGTTCCTCGTCATGCTGGTGCTGTCCGCCACGGGCCTTGTCGCGGCGGACTGGGAAGAGGAAGTGGGGGTCAATTACGCGCCGCCCACGTTTGTCGGCGCAGGGCCCGCGACGGCCGCTGCGACGGCGGCCGCGGTGCCCGTGCCGGACAATCCGTTCGACCCGCTGGCGCAGGACCTCCGGGCGCTGCGCGCCCAGCTGGGCACCGAGCAGACGGCCGCGCGTCGCGCCAGCTTGCCGTTCGGCGCCGACAAGTGGGGCCACGACATCGTCAAGAAGACCATCAAGGGCGGCCAGACGTCGATCGTCGTCGGCCTCGTGGCCGCGCTGGTGGCGGTCGGCCTGGGCACGCTGTTCGGCGCGGTCTCCGGTTTTTATGGCGGGCTGGTCGACGACCTGTTCAACTGGTTCTACAACGTGTTCACGTCGATCCCATCGATCCTGATGATCCTGACGGTGGCCGCCGTGCTGCAGCACAAGGGCGTGACGACGATCGTGCTGATCCTCGGCCTGACGGGATGGACGGGGCCGTACCGGCTGATCCGCGCCGAGTACCTGCGGCACAAGGCGAGAGAGTACGTGCTGGCGGCCGATGCCATCGGCGCCTCCGCCGCGCGCAAGATGTTTGCCCACATCTTCCCCAACGTCAGCCACGTCGCGCTGGTGCAGCTGTCGATCCTGGCGGTAGGCTTCATCAAGGCCGAGGTGATCCTGTCGTTCCTGGGCTTCGGCGTGCCGGTCGGCGTGGTATCGTGGGGTTCCATGCTGAACGAGGCGCAAAACGAGCTGTTGCTGGGCAAATGGTGGCAGCTCACGGCCGCCGCCGTCGCGATGGCCGTGCTGGTGACGGCGTTTTCCCTGCTGGCGGACGCGCTGCGCGACGCGCTCGATCCGAAGGTGAAGCCATGA
- a CDS encoding ABC transporter permease — protein MLAFVLRRLWQMLPTMLGVVLLVFVLFNWVGGDPAYILAGKMSSPEAIANIRRQLGVDEPYPVQLWIFVKQVATFDFGQSWATGEPVGQIIASRLGPSLTVLVPLTVLETLIGVALALAVAFVRGSLTDRAVMVACTVGMSVSILVYIIVFQYGLAYQMGLFPVQGWGDSLGVNLLRYAPLPILIGLAVSIAPTLRLYRSFVLDEVHQDYVRTARAKGLPERRVMWVHVLRNAAIPIITHVMANLPALLIGAFLLERFFGIPGIGREVILAVERSDFPVIKAVTVCVALATMVFNLLADLLYQAVDPRVRLA, from the coding sequence ATGCTTGCCTTTGTTTTGCGCCGCCTGTGGCAGATGCTGCCGACCATGCTGGGCGTCGTGCTGCTCGTGTTCGTGCTGTTCAACTGGGTCGGCGGCGATCCCGCGTACATCCTGGCCGGCAAGATGTCGAGCCCTGAGGCGATCGCCAATATCCGCCGCCAGCTGGGCGTGGACGAGCCCTATCCCGTGCAGCTGTGGATCTTCGTCAAGCAGGTCGCCACGTTCGACTTCGGCCAGAGCTGGGCGACGGGCGAGCCGGTCGGGCAGATCATCGCCTCCCGGCTGGGTCCTTCGCTGACAGTGCTGGTGCCGCTGACGGTGCTGGAAACGCTGATCGGCGTGGCGCTGGCGCTGGCCGTGGCGTTCGTGCGCGGCTCGCTGACGGACCGCGCGGTGATGGTGGCGTGCACTGTCGGCATGTCCGTGTCGATCCTCGTCTACATCATCGTGTTCCAGTACGGCCTGGCCTACCAGATGGGCCTGTTCCCCGTGCAGGGGTGGGGCGACAGCCTGGGCGTCAACCTGCTGCGCTATGCGCCGCTGCCGATCCTGATCGGCCTGGCGGTATCGATCGCACCCACGTTGCGGCTGTACCGCAGCTTCGTGCTGGACGAAGTGCACCAGGACTACGTGCGCACGGCCCGCGCCAAGGGCCTGCCGGAGCGGCGCGTGATGTGGGTGCACGTGCTGCGCAACGCGGCCATTCCCATCATCACGCACGTGATGGCGAACCTGCCGGCCCTGTTGATCGGCGCGTTCCTGCTGGAGCGCTTCTTCGGTATTCCCGGCATCGGCCGCGAGGTGATCCTGGCGGTCGAACGCAGCGACTTCCCCGTCATCAAGGCCGTCACCGTCTGCGTGGCCCTCGCCACCATGGTCTTCAACCTGCTGGCGGACTTGCTGTACCAGGCCGTCGATCCGCGGGTGCGGCTGGCATGA
- a CDS encoding ABC transporter ATP-binding protein — translation MTALLEVRDLRIGFRIDKRTTFEAVKGISFTVPRDATVALVGESGSGKSVSSLAIMGLLPRHTTLVDPASRVLFDGRDVLHLPESERRALCGRDIAMIFQEPMSSLNPVFTVGYQIGEVLRRHMGMNRRQARARALALLEEVGIPDPAAKIDAYPGQMSGGQQQRVMIAMALACEPKLLIADEPTTALDVTIQKQIMELIAGLRRKHRMSVLFITHDLGLVGEIADEVIVMRHGEIREAGPMRQLFGAPRDRYTQALLHCRPPLDARPWRLPVIADYLEGTAPQEGRQRERGYRPDDDIVLDVRNLKKSFWLKEGLFGKREFQAVKDVSFQLARGKTLGVVGESGSGKSTMGLTLLRLHEASGGSALFEGRDLLALSKRDYHPYKRRIQIVFQNPYASLNPRFTVGQILLEPMRLHGIGADERERVALAQALLERVGLPGAAYHRYPHEFSGGQRQRIAIARCLTMKPEILVCDESVSALDVSVQAQVLNLLQELQDEYGLSYIFISHDLAVVRYLSDRVMVMHRGEVVEMADADELYRNPRHPYTRALLGAIPRAPGSGANMTR, via the coding sequence ATGACGGCGCTGCTGGAAGTACGCGACCTGCGCATCGGCTTTCGCATCGACAAGCGCACCACCTTCGAAGCCGTCAAGGGTATCTCGTTCACGGTGCCGCGTGACGCGACGGTGGCGCTGGTGGGGGAGTCCGGCAGCGGCAAATCCGTCAGCTCGCTGGCCATCATGGGCCTGCTGCCGCGCCACACCACCCTGGTCGATCCGGCCAGCCGCGTGCTGTTCGACGGTCGCGACGTGCTGCACTTGCCGGAGAGCGAACGGCGTGCCTTGTGCGGGCGCGACATCGCGATGATCTTCCAGGAGCCGATGTCGTCGCTCAATCCCGTCTTCACGGTGGGCTACCAGATCGGCGAGGTGTTGCGCCGGCACATGGGCATGAACCGGCGCCAGGCCCGAGCCCGCGCGCTGGCGCTGCTGGAAGAGGTGGGCATCCCCGATCCGGCCGCGAAGATCGATGCGTATCCGGGCCAGATGTCCGGCGGCCAGCAGCAGCGCGTGATGATCGCCATGGCGCTGGCCTGCGAGCCGAAGCTGTTGATCGCGGACGAGCCCACGACGGCGCTGGACGTGACGATCCAGAAGCAGATCATGGAACTGATCGCCGGCCTGCGCCGCAAGCACCGCATGTCCGTGCTGTTCATCACCCACGACCTGGGGCTGGTGGGCGAGATCGCGGACGAGGTCATCGTCATGCGCCACGGCGAGATCCGCGAGGCGGGCCCGATGCGCCAACTCTTCGGCGCGCCACGCGACCGCTACACGCAGGCGCTGCTGCATTGCCGTCCGCCGCTGGACGCGCGGCCATGGCGCCTGCCCGTCATTGCAGACTATCTGGAAGGGACGGCGCCGCAGGAAGGGCGCCAACGTGAACGCGGTTATCGCCCGGACGACGACATCGTGCTGGACGTGCGCAACCTGAAGAAAAGCTTCTGGCTCAAGGAGGGCTTGTTCGGCAAGCGCGAGTTCCAGGCCGTCAAGGACGTGTCGTTCCAGCTGGCGCGCGGCAAGACGCTGGGCGTCGTGGGCGAATCGGGCTCGGGAAAAAGCACGATGGGCCTGACGCTGTTGCGCCTGCACGAGGCCAGTGGCGGCAGCGCGCTGTTCGAGGGGCGCGACCTGCTGGCGCTGTCGAAGCGCGACTACCACCCGTACAAGCGGCGCATCCAGATCGTCTTCCAGAACCCGTATGCGTCGCTCAATCCCCGCTTCACCGTCGGCCAGATCCTGCTGGAGCCGATGCGCCTGCACGGCATCGGCGCCGACGAGCGCGAACGCGTCGCGCTGGCGCAGGCGCTGCTGGAGCGGGTCGGGCTGCCGGGGGCGGCGTACCACCGCTACCCGCACGAGTTCTCGGGCGGCCAGCGCCAGCGCATCGCCATTGCGCGCTGCCTGACGATGAAGCCGGAAATCCTCGTTTGCGACGAGTCGGTGTCGGCGCTGGACGTGTCGGTGCAGGCGCAGGTGCTGAATTTGCTGCAGGAGCTGCAGGACGAGTACGGCCTGTCGTACATCTTCATTTCGCACGACCTGGCGGTGGTGCGCTATCTCTCCGACCGCGTGATGGTGATGCACCGTGGCGAGGTGGTGGAGATGGCCGATGCGGACGAGCTGTACCGCAACCCGCGCCATCCGTACACCCGGGCGCTGCTGGGAGCGATCCCACGAGCACCCGGCAGCGGTGCTAACATGACGCGATAA
- the rluB gene encoding 23S rRNA pseudouridine(2605) synthase RluB: MNNTDKTNETGAQDLAAAAVKPKRRTKAQIEADNAALLAAGETPKPKRTRKAVSAEGAAAPAAVAAVETPAAAASPVAAEAAPVKKPRTRAAKPAAAPAEAAPTAIEPQQAAPVAAEATAEPAPAGQKKPRGPRQMREQRALREAEKAELAEAAPAAEPVQEVVAAADGATAPERAGRNEARNEARGEGRNEARGEGRNNGKRKGKQGKPGQQAQGQGQGQAQPGQQGQRRQGGNGGNGGGKVSEADAVFSFVTSDAFDRDEGARAKGPQKAARRDLTAEDDAPKLHKVLAEAGLGSRRDMEDLIIAGRVSVNGEPAHIGQRILPTDAVRINGKLIQRKVSKKPPRVLVYHKPAGEIVSHDDPDGRPSVFDRLPQMKVGKWLAVGRLDFNTEGLLLFTTSGDLANRLMHPRYNIDREYAVRTLGELEEGMRQKLLAGVELEDGLAQFSKIADGGGEGVNKWYRVVIGEGRNREVRRMFEAIGLTVSRLIRTRYGALTLPSNLKRGRWEEMEENTVRDLLAMVGVEKKPSGDGAAKGGNVRGERAGNERGNDRGNERGNERRGRGERGEKEQNFNRLDVSNKNADPFPQAPRGPRGGQGQGQGSYFGAGGSGRPGTAGRGQGFGRAGLGDQGGGRPGQPAKGRGPKQPDPLQTTFGFAAQPRRSGPPRGGAIDHGMPRRRKG; this comes from the coding sequence ATGAACAATACTGACAAGACCAACGAGACCGGCGCGCAGGACCTGGCCGCCGCAGCCGTCAAGCCGAAGCGCCGTACCAAGGCCCAGATCGAGGCGGACAACGCGGCGCTGCTGGCGGCCGGCGAAACGCCGAAGCCGAAGCGCACCCGCAAGGCCGTCAGCGCCGAGGGCGCCGCTGCGCCGGCCGCGGTCGCGGCCGTTGAAACCCCGGCAGCCGCCGCCTCGCCAGTCGCGGCCGAGGCAGCGCCAGTGAAGAAACCGCGCACGCGCGCCGCCAAGCCGGCCGCCGCGCCGGCCGAGGCCGCGCCGACCGCGATCGAGCCGCAGCAGGCGGCACCGGTCGCCGCCGAAGCGACGGCCGAGCCGGCGCCAGCTGGCCAGAAAAAGCCCCGCGGTCCGCGCCAGATGCGCGAACAGCGCGCGCTGCGCGAAGCGGAAAAGGCCGAGCTGGCCGAGGCAGCCCCGGCAGCCGAGCCGGTCCAGGAAGTGGTCGCGGCGGCCGATGGCGCGACGGCGCCGGAGCGTGCCGGCCGCAATGAGGCGCGCAATGAAGCCCGTGGCGAAGGACGCAACGAAGCCCGTGGCGAAGGCCGCAACAATGGCAAGCGCAAGGGCAAGCAGGGCAAGCCGGGCCAGCAAGCACAGGGCCAGGGCCAAGGCCAGGCCCAGCCGGGTCAGCAAGGCCAGCGCCGCCAGGGCGGTAATGGCGGCAATGGCGGCGGCAAGGTCAGCGAAGCCGATGCCGTGTTCTCGTTCGTCACGTCCGATGCGTTCGACCGCGACGAGGGGGCTCGCGCCAAGGGGCCGCAAAAAGCCGCGCGCCGCGACCTGACGGCCGAGGACGATGCACCGAAGCTGCACAAGGTACTGGCCGAGGCGGGCCTGGGCTCGCGCCGCGACATGGAAGACCTGATCATTGCCGGGCGCGTGTCCGTCAACGGCGAGCCGGCCCACATCGGCCAGCGCATCCTGCCGACGGATGCCGTGCGCATCAACGGCAAGCTGATCCAGCGCAAAGTCAGCAAGAAGCCGCCACGCGTGCTGGTGTACCACAAGCCGGCCGGCGAAATCGTGTCGCACGACGATCCGGACGGTCGTCCGTCCGTGTTCGACCGCCTGCCGCAGATGAAGGTGGGCAAATGGCTGGCCGTCGGCCGCCTGGACTTCAATACGGAAGGCCTGCTGCTGTTCACCACCTCCGGTGACCTGGCGAACCGCCTGATGCACCCGCGCTACAACATCGACCGCGAATATGCCGTGCGCACGCTGGGCGAGCTGGAAGAGGGCATGCGCCAGAAGCTCCTGGCCGGCGTCGAGCTGGAAGATGGCCTGGCGCAGTTCTCCAAGATCGCCGACGGCGGCGGCGAAGGCGTCAACAAGTGGTACCGCGTGGTCATCGGCGAGGGCCGCAACCGCGAAGTGCGCCGCATGTTCGAGGCGATCGGCCTGACGGTGTCGCGCCTGATCCGTACCCGCTATGGTGCGCTGACCCTGCCGAGCAACCTGAAGCGCGGTCGCTGGGAAGAGATGGAAGAAAACACGGTGCGCGACCTGCTGGCGATGGTCGGTGTCGAGAAGAAGCCGTCGGGCGACGGTGCGGCCAAGGGCGGCAACGTCCGCGGCGAGCGCGCTGGCAACGAGCGCGGCAATGATCGTGGCAACGAACGTGGCAACGAGCGGCGCGGTCGCGGCGAACGTGGCGAGAAGGAACAGAACTTCAATCGCCTGGACGTCAGCAACAAGAACGCCGATCCGTTCCCGCAGGCACCGCGCGGTCCGCGTGGTGGGCAGGGCCAGGGCCAGGGCAGCTATTTCGGCGCCGGCGGTTCCGGCCGTCCGGGTACCGCCGGGCGTGGGCAGGGCTTCGGCCGTGCCGGCCTGGGCGACCAGGGTGGCGGCCGTCCGGGCCAGCCGGCCAAGGGGCGCGGTCCGAAGCAGCCCGATCCGCTGCAGACGACGTTCGGCTTCGCGGCCCAGCCGCGCCGCAGCGGTCCGCCGCGCGGCGGTGCGATCGATCACGGCATGCCGCGCCGGCGCAAGGGTTGA
- the nusA gene encoding transcription termination factor NusA gives MSREVLLLVDALAREKNVDKDVVFGALEFALAQATKKRYEGEVDIRVSIDRDSGEFESFRRWHVVPDEAGLQLPDQEVLLFEAKEQIPDIEVDEYIEEPIESVEFGRRFAQDTKQVVLQRVRDAEREQILADFLERGDSLVTGTIKRMERGDAIVESGKIEARLPRDQMIPKENLRIGDRVRAYILRVDRNMRGPQVILSRTAPEFIMKLFELEVPEIEQGMLEIKSAARDAGVRAKIAVFTADKRIDPIGTCVGMRGSRVQAVTGELGGERVDIVLWSEDPAQFVIGALAPANVSSIMVDEEKHAMDVVVDEENLAIAIGRSGQNVRLASELTGWKINIMTAEESADKAAQETAAIRALFMEKLDVDQEVADILVEEGFASLEEIAYVPISEMLEIEAFDEDTVNELRTRARDALVTEAIASEEGLEGMEEALVGLEGMDRITAGKLGLAGIKTVEQFAGLAYDEFGAILALSSDRARELINTEFADVTDDEMKLVDGKYDDRAKALQAKAWALAETAKA, from the coding sequence ATGAGTCGCGAAGTATTGTTATTGGTGGATGCGCTGGCGCGCGAGAAGAACGTCGACAAGGACGTGGTATTCGGCGCGCTCGAGTTCGCACTGGCGCAGGCCACGAAAAAGCGCTATGAAGGCGAAGTGGACATCCGCGTTTCGATCGATCGCGATTCGGGCGAGTTCGAATCCTTCCGCCGCTGGCACGTCGTGCCCGACGAAGCGGGCCTGCAACTGCCGGACCAGGAAGTGCTGCTGTTCGAAGCCAAGGAACAGATCCCCGATATCGAAGTGGACGAGTACATCGAAGAACCGATCGAGTCCGTCGAATTCGGCCGCCGTTTCGCGCAGGACACCAAGCAGGTCGTGCTGCAGCGCGTGCGCGATGCCGAGCGCGAACAGATCCTGGCCGATTTCCTGGAGCGCGGCGACTCGCTCGTGACGGGCACCATCAAGCGCATGGAACGTGGCGACGCGATCGTCGAATCGGGCAAGATCGAAGCGCGCCTGCCGCGCGACCAGATGATCCCGAAGGAAAACCTGCGTATCGGCGACCGCGTGCGTGCTTATATCCTGCGCGTGGACCGCAATATGCGCGGCCCGCAGGTGATCCTGTCGCGCACGGCGCCGGAATTCATCATGAAGCTGTTCGAGCTGGAAGTGCCGGAAATCGAACAGGGCATGCTGGAGATTAAATCGGCCGCCCGCGATGCCGGCGTGCGCGCCAAGATCGCCGTCTTCACGGCCGACAAGCGCATCGACCCGATCGGTACCTGCGTCGGCATGCGCGGTTCGCGCGTGCAGGCCGTCACCGGCGAACTGGGCGGCGAACGTGTCGACATCGTGCTGTGGTCGGAAGACCCGGCGCAGTTCGTCATCGGCGCGCTGGCCCCGGCCAATGTGTCGTCGATCATGGTCGACGAAGAGAAGCACGCGATGGACGTCGTCGTCGACGAAGAGAACCTGGCGATCGCCATCGGCCGCTCGGGCCAGAACGTGCGTCTGGCTTCCGAGCTGACCGGCTGGAAGATCAACATCATGACGGCCGAGGAATCGGCCGACAAGGCAGCCCAGGAAACGGCCGCGATTCGCGCCCTGTTCATGGAAAAGCTGGACGTCGACCAGGAAGTGGCCGACATCCTCGTCGAAGAAGGGTTCGCCAGCCTGGAAGAGATCGCCTACGTGCCGATCTCCGAGATGCTGGAAATCGAAGCCTTCGACGAAGACACCGTGAACGAACTGCGTACCCGTGCCCGTGACGCTCTGGTGACCGAGGCGATCGCTTCGGAAGAGGGGCTGGAAGGCATGGAGGAAGCACTGGTTGGCCTGGAAGGCATGGACCGCATCACCGCGGGCAAGCTGGGCCTGGCAGGCATCAAGACCGTCGAACAATTCGCCGGACTGGCCTATGACGAATTCGGTGCCATCCTGGCGCTGTCGTCCGACCGTGCACGCGAACTGATTAATACTGAATTTGCAGATGTGACCGACGATGAGATGAAGCTGGTCGACGGCAAGTACGACGACCGTGCCAAGGCTCTTCAGGCCAAGGCGTGGGCACTGGCAGAAACGGCCAAAGCTTGA